ATTCCACAACCGAAGCAAGAACCTCAGGTCTGTGTTTCTTCAGATCTTATCCAACTCCAGGCAACAGCTTTACTATCACTAGCGAGAAGAGATAGGGAAGAGAGATCATTGTCACTGGAAAGTTCAGACGGCTCAGATCCTTCAGTAATTCCAAGCAATTTGTATCGAGTTCATCATCAGAAGGCCTCTACGAAGAGATCTCTTCGTAGCTTTCTTCAGAAACGGAATATTCGGATTCAGGCTTCTTCTCCTTACCGCCGATTCCcaataaatatgtttatgtGATTTCAGTTTTTCTCATGCTATTAGATATTTGAGTTAGcacaattttaattatttgaatcAAAGTGTTTTTTCTTGCAACATTGAAAGTTCAGgtctatcaaaaaaaaaaacattgaaagtTCAGgactcaaaccaaaccaaagacTCATGTACAGAACCAAAAGACATACCTTTAGCACCTTTTAAGTATTTCCTCATATGTTTCATCATttcatgttttagttttttccTTGTATATAGGAGACTatgtgttttcctgcaccatgtgcagtaaaagaattttaaaatattttaatagataaatataattatatttaattttttattaatattataaattttcttttttcttatcaatattttaatataaatttgatttaactgaaaattaaaattaagataataacaattttgtttattttgaattatatttaaaaaatgtgcatgtatatatttaaaattataatcttaggtagatttttctatctatttattttaattaaatatattaaataaatatgtaaaattgcataattgtcaaaaattaaaattaaacaatatttataaaatctgtagatatatataagaaagtaATGGTTGtagaaaaaatataagaaaactaatgattttacgatttaatttgattttatgatttaatttttataatttttttaaaatatgtatatttgaaatatttttagtttaaatgatattttgaaatttgaaatgacataattaaatatatttattttaataatgatttatgagttattaccacattttaaaaaaatccaaaatataaatcgacaataaatataatatatgagttattaccatattttaaaacgtttaccaaaaaataaattatcattaaatataattgttcatgtcatattaatctataagacatgctaacaattttagtagtcatgtcacaattattaatctaggtgttttcctgcaccatgtatagcgatgaattttttaaaagttaaattttatattttaaattgtaatttattaatattatatattttatttttgaccaataattaatataaatatcattaattaagcataaattaagagaaaatatttttttaattttaaattatatttaataatatatatgatatatataaagtcaaaatcttagattaaaaaaattatttatttcatttggttaaatgtattaaatcaacttgtaaaaaattactaaaatcatataaaattgtatagttatcaaaaattaaaacaaaataatatttatataatttgtagatatctaaaagaaactaatgatattacgatttaattttttttttaattcagaaaatttagaaaattttagataataaacattttataattataaagtaaaattatataatatttcaaaattcaaaatgtcatatttgaatatatttatttttagtgatgatttatgagttattaacatattctacaaagtttaccaaaaatataaatcaatattaaatgtaatatatgagttattgtcatattctaaaaagatttccaaaaatatatatcagtattaaatgtaattgtctatgtcatatttaaccatatgacatgtcatcaatcttaatagccacatcacaattttttttgtaaaaacgattgtagagaagacatgtggcaaatcacttctcaaatatagactagagGATTGATGTTCTAGCTTTAGTTAATACATCTATTCTATTCATGTTGAgtccaacaattatttttaaccaTAACTACCTTTTGATATGATAACTTAAGCCaaggttcaaaaaaaaaaaatgataactgCATCAATATAACGAAAATACATACCATTCAAATATAACTACCTTTTGTAAGCGAATTTTATAACCATCAAATTCGCCTAATAACCACCACGTGatctgtgttaaaaaaaaacaaaaaaaaaaccaccacGTGATCACCCCCATAATTGcatcaatatattttgtttttaatcaagTTAGCAATATACAGAAATTAAATATAGATGTGAATGTTTATAATACAACTACAAAATAAGTTGTTTTTTTCATTAGATTTCCTTATAATCAggaacatataaaatatattttctggaTCTAACAACTATTTAAATTGCCTACTAATTGCAAGGAACTTTTTCTAAGTTAAATAAATATGCAAgtaatataaacatttaaattttctaataatatataacgTTAGTTTAGAAGATCTATTTTATGAAAAacttatattgttttatctatttaatatatctatttaattactattttgtTACCAATCAAAATAGTAAcaatactttgttatttttttctaaaaaattattatttgaaaataaagtaacatatctatattattaaaatatgaacatgTCCTGTTGATATTAGTTAAGTCCAATTAAAAAAGTTGAATTTAACTGCATCTATAACTATATCAAAACGCTGaccatattatatttttttctaccAAAATCAGTTATCACGTTTTTTTAAGGCGGTATTTATGATTAATACCATTAAAATAAGATCATTCCTTCTTGATAATAGTtgtgtccaatttaaaaaaaactatatataactgcttatctgcatattaatataactgataaaagagtttgagtaatattataaagtaaatgGTTAAGAATGATAACTGCTAAGCATAAATTCGAGGGGAAGCTATAACTATACTCGCCcttatttaaatcatgtataattttttattataaatatattttttataaaaattaaatgaaataacgatttaaaaatatatataaccctCGGATAACCTTAAAATTAAGCGGAACGGAtgcgggtacaaaattatttgtttgcaggttgtgcgggtcatattttataaccaaaacaaaattaaaaacccgcgggttggcgggtcagcggaCGAGTTCAATCCGTAATCCAGCCTTAATTGTGCGATActgaatcaatttttaaattgctattgtttaataaaatatattttgattaaaatttatacaaaaatatgattaccaaaaaaatataatcagaaagaaaaaaatatcaaaaattaaattaaaaaaatatatatacccgcccttttaagggcgggtcaaaaactagtcaatactattaattttggaaCATGACCAGTTGATATATGTTAggtctaatttaaaattttaatgatacATATTTTTTAGTATAACTGCATCTAAACTGAAATATAGATTGTGGATGTAACCACCGCTCATATTGCCTAATTATCGGTGGCTACTCTTTGTAACtgatatatatatcttatttaatcaaatataaacaaaaattaaataaagatgCAAATAGTGGGAGATAATAACATAATAATCATCTTGCTCAGAAAAATAACGTAATCATCTTAAATACCATTACCTACCCAATGTACCAAACATAATCATcttcagttttattttttgagtatttatttaataaacaaaaacattcaGGGAACATTTTTGTATTAAATGAATTTGTCACAAATGTATATTTATGCAATATGATAAATccaatataattatcaaaacttcttactaatcattttaaaatatgaatacaaataaaaaacacaaatatgattatcaaaaaattatatatgattacaaagaaagatacaaatataaaaaatatattttattaattttaaataggttatttgattaaaaataattattaaatgtaattttacttaaagttagtgaagatCATATTAACTCatttacacacacatatatatacatatataacaaaatatattaaaaaaatcaaacatttttcaaaaaaattgtcaGGTTTTCGATTCAAGTTagatttgatattggttttcgGATATAACACTTTAAAAACCGTCTGAATGTATATGCCAGATATAATAGAttatgagactttgattttccGGTCGACTACGATTCATTTTTGTGGGTATGAATATTCTTaataattatgttaggtaactattaagtaaatataatatgttacaaactttaaaaattaatttaaaaattaatttctaaatatagATGGcataagtgtatagttatgcaacctGACATACTTAATATCGTTACAAAAagttatactaaaatattaaacacagatgtaattataaaaaataacaaaactataaaggttaatttttttacaaaaattaaaataaaaatatacccgccctttcaaaggtcgggtcaaaatctagtttttactttaaaactaaaacataaattaaaatttgaaaaaaaataagtgGAAGAACTTTACTGGAAAGAAGACAAAagtaaaaactaataaattaaagtatatattttaatttttgtaaattctAAACATCTTTTAAATCCATAGGGAGTATATAACAATAAGATGAGCTGCTTCTAGATGATGATTGCGAGGTTAAGAAAGATATTGGCATAACTTATGAACACATGTCTGTTCTTGTGAATGTGTTACCACTGAGACCTCGTTAGACTGTTGGATCAGAATCCACGTCTCCATTCTCTGCACTAATTTGAATCGATGAATAGGTGTTCCAATTGGCAGGCTGATATAACTTGAGGGTGTTCTCGCAATCTTTAATCCACAGAAATACTAGACTTGACCAAAATCCTTTAGTTTGAAAGCTTGTGTGTTGCTTTTAACTCCGAGACAGTTGTACCATTGTTGATCGTTAGACAAGGTAGGATCTGGATAAAACTGAATGAAATATTAGTTTTCCTTCTTGTTCCaaaaaaacattagttttgcctctttttccaaaaaaaaattttaaaaaacttagaTTTAAATCCCTAaattgtgattttttatttaaattcttaaAAATGTTTGAAGTCTCTATAATTCTAGACATAGCTATGCTATTATTGTGAATGTCTTAGATCTATATGCACCTGTTAAAAGTCATTACCTGTTGGGCTTCTTTTTATAAAACTGCACTCTTTCCTTAACCCATTTCACTCCTCTGAGTTTCTGCAGCAAGATCAGGAGGTTGTAGCTCGTCAGCGTGATCGTGTCCTGAAGCTGTCCCTATGTCAAATATAGGAAAGTTGCCACATGATTATGTTGTGGAGACTGGAGGATCCTGATTcctattttatttacatatgcAATAAGGATGAATAAGTAGCTCAAATACCATCCTACCCTTTAACGGGGGATGTTTTGTAGTGTTGCTATTGGATGGCGTGGAGGCTAAAAACAATGCAAAATTGTGCACTGAGTGTTACTTCTTCATCCCCATGTGATCTATCCCAATTGTTATTTTCACATAATAAACTGACAAGATAAAGGGTTATCTATCTCCAACATATTACACATATAACCTTTATCAATAGCTCAATAAGCATCAAGCAACAATACACACAAAA
This genomic stretch from Raphanus sativus cultivar WK10039 chromosome 3, ASM80110v3, whole genome shotgun sequence harbors:
- the LOC130509075 gene encoding protein TIFY 5B-like — translated: MEMQSNCDLELRLLPPPSYESNSSEIPQPKQEPQVCVSSDLIQLQATALLSLARRDREERSLSLESSDGSDPSVIPSNLYRVHHQKASTKRSLRSFLQKRNIRIQASSPYRRFPINMFM